A stretch of DNA from Artemia franciscana chromosome 6, ASM3288406v1, whole genome shotgun sequence:
aaatcctcAAATCCCACTTAAAGTCAATATTGAAATGCAAGCTTTGAAAAATGCATGAAAAGATGCACTAAATTCATCAAGAACAAATAATtcaataagagaaaaaatatttgcaagtGAGTTAAAGTTTAAAACACTAAGTAAAAAAGGAAACGACAGTTGAACCGTGTCAATTCTTATCGAGTCTAAATACAGTTCCAGCACTGATTCTGAGGCTCTATCACTTCTTTGGTGCAATTTTTATTGGGGCTAGTCTTTGTCTTGTATGACGTTGAGTGTGTATCATGAAATATCTATTGCCAGAAAAGCTTTTATTGCAAACATCACATTTGAATGGCTTTGCACCATTATGAATTTTTCTATGTGTTCTTAAAGTGGAGCTAGTTCCAAAAGTCTTCTTACACAGATCACATTTGAAAGgcttttctccagtatgagttcttcGGTGTTCAGCCAAATTACAACTTTTGGTGAATCGCTTCTCACATATATCACACTCAAAGGGTTTTTCTCCtgtatgagttctttgatgtATAGTTAAATTAGAACTAAATGCAAATGTTTTCTTACATACGTCacattcaaaagtttttttcaagtatgAAGGTTTTATTTTGGTATTAAGTCTCTTGTGATCTGTTCTTGGCAATAGTTTTACTAGAACAGTTGGGATTTGTCCAGGCTCCACATTTCCTGCTGTACTGTTATAAGCAAATGTATGAATGTCAGGTGTCACTTGGATGTAACTGGGTGGCACAAGTTCACAATCTGAATCTGTTTCTTGCTTTACATATATGGTTGTTAAACCAGACATATTGGGTATTCCATGCTGTTCTTCGGATGGATCATtctctaataaaaaataacaagacaCAAATTAAATTGTCAAATTGAAGTTTGTTTCAGTTATTTACTATTTGAGTATTTAGATTTTATGCATTTTGTGTTTCACTTGAAAATTACTACATAGAAAGGCACAAGACTGATTAACGATTAATATCATACAGTTGAAACATATTTtgttgtaaagttttttttgtccaatGCAACGAAACGTAAGGTAAGTAACGGCTGTATACTTCATAGTTAAGACCAGTAGTTCCAATTTCCGTGCAACGGCCGTTCAGTCACGCAATACAATGATCTAGTCAActtcatttcttttgaaatcAGAAGCGTTGGTTATGAAAGTCACAAGCACAAAATTATCTTAGATGGACAAACATCAACTACTAGTTTTAGAAGCAGGGACTAGACTCTACACCTGAGGGACCAATAAACTACCCTCGTGCCGTAAATTTAAatcctttaaaaatttattaaacagCTGAATCAATTGAATAAATTCCGTAGGTCAACAAACAAAACATTCTTACATAGACTATTTTAGTTAGCTTGCCATCTATGGCAACCCTTAAATAATTTCCCATTAGTCCTAGATTATTTTGGGAGGAGGCGGGGGAAACCCCACCATCCTTTCCTTAGCCCATTGTTTTTACTCTGTGATTGTTCAATTTATTCCTGTTTTTCATGTTgttttgacattttattttaattttcatttaatttaaaagatttaattagattaaattaagttgaaattcCTGAAACTATCCCTATTTTTATTAAGTGATATTTCCTTTTTGGGtctttttttgtcatgttttgtcaatcttttgatttgaaattaattttagctccttttaaatctttgaaaatacacacaaaaaccTTAAGAAAAAATCTATGTCTAGCTTagggaaaaaactataaaattgaGCTAGATAAATGGAATGGAAGAGGAGTGTGCGCAGCTGTGTAGGGCTCAatcggcttggtgctgcagtgagttgttagtagtcgtagtagtagaaATTTGACTTATTAATCTAATTtacagttaaataaaattttgttctcTTCCTTGAAAACGCTTTTCACTGCTTTAGAATTTTCGGTAGCTGACTCAGCACAGAAGGGTCCGATGGGGTCCATCTATTCTTTTAGGGTTtattaattttcagaaatatatgtaaatacatgaagttctaaaaaatatttcatcaaaAAGAGGCTTATCTAGAGTCTAGTCCctacttttaaaacaagtaGTAAGTGTATATTATTCCCAAAGGCAAATCTTTGGGGCGTGTTTGtcatttttacacaaaaatttgttttcgaaataaatttttattgcgAAGGTTAACTGAAACATTAGTTACCGTTGCTGAATCAGctttaaaagacaaatttttttcgaCTGCACAGTTTAAACGTTTTGGTCACTGGGCCATGGTTCATTTTATACTAGGCTGCACATATTGCAGGCAacagagtatgggtaacttataagagagGGAACTGGTACTagtgtcttaaaaaaaatattttctacacCATCTATTGTGTGGTGGCACTTGGCGTTTTTTAAAGCTCTGTAACATGTTttctgtcaggaactgagatTCGATAATTATTCCTACTCTAATTTTACCAACTacactaataaaattaattattcgtaCTATTACACTGAAGAAAAATGTGAAGTATCGATAAACGCTAGATGGCGTTCACAGTTTTTTCTCGACACTAGCACTATTTCctactcttataagttacccatactctttgactGGTGCTATGACATGGGCaagtaaaaattattacaaattcAGTGATGACAGTCGCGGTagattttacattttcattCGATTACTGCTATTGGATTTCAAAAGATCGCCTGCAGAGCTTCAATTTTGTCagataaaaatacaacaataaTACACAGCATAAATGATGTCATACTTTTTAGTCTCAAATATCCTGTTATCAGATAACGAAAATAGGATCCTTTTTACAACTTGCAAATTACTCAAAATCTTTTCGAATCAACTATCACAGATAAAGAAAATACAcgctaaaagaagaaaaaacaacgaGAAGAAAAGGGACCACCCTCCATAAAATATCTCATTTGATCTCCTGAAGAAACTACTTAAAGATGACCAAAGTCTAGTGC
This window harbors:
- the LOC136028028 gene encoding zinc finger protein 583-like, with protein sequence MFVMDTTDLSGYSAIKQEAEDTFPNENEDVLGSTSHPNLSPKHEQNDPSEEQHGIPNMSGLTTIYVKQETDSDCELVPPSYIQVTPDIHTFAYNSTAGNVEPGQIPTVLVKLLPRTDHKRLNTKIKPSYLKKTFECDVCKKTFAFSSNLTIHQRTHTGEKPFECDICEKRFTKSCNLAEHRRTHTGEKPFKCDLCKKTFGTSSTLRTHRKIHNGAKPFKCDVCNKSFSGNRYFMIHTQRHTRQRLAPIKIAPKK